The Vibrio gallaecicus genome contains a region encoding:
- a CDS encoding N-acetylglucosamine kinase → MTLYYVGIDGGGTSCRARIRDNNGILIGEAKSGSANILLGVEVAMASLTSAITDAATKGGLTLSDFSNMHVGLALAGAEQKSAWIDFMKLEHPFASMTLNTDAYGACIGAHNGSDGAIMIGGTGSCGIYLQGKTQHVVGGREFPISDQGGGAVMGLRLIQQVLLAEDGIREKTALSLHVMNHFNNNIDEIVSWSKTAIPKDYGQFSPVIFQLANEGDELAIEMLKQTAADIEMFILALHRKGAQKVCLMGSIAERILDWLSPPVQQWIVQPQFDAIEGALMFAGKPEHNLY, encoded by the coding sequence ATGACTCTTTACTATGTAGGAATAGATGGCGGTGGTACCTCCTGCCGAGCTCGAATCAGAGACAACAATGGCATATTAATTGGTGAAGCAAAGAGTGGCAGTGCCAATATTTTACTTGGTGTTGAAGTCGCGATGGCATCTTTAACGTCAGCCATTACTGACGCAGCAACGAAAGGTGGGCTTACACTTAGCGATTTTTCTAATATGCATGTCGGTCTTGCTTTAGCTGGAGCAGAACAAAAGTCTGCATGGATTGACTTTATGAAGCTAGAGCACCCATTCGCAAGCATGACTCTTAATACGGATGCTTATGGCGCGTGTATTGGTGCACATAACGGCAGCGATGGCGCAATCATGATCGGTGGAACTGGTTCTTGTGGAATCTATCTTCAAGGTAAGACACAACATGTTGTTGGTGGGCGTGAGTTCCCAATATCAGACCAAGGTGGTGGCGCAGTGATGGGACTACGCCTTATCCAACAAGTACTACTGGCTGAAGATGGTATTCGTGAGAAAACCGCGCTCTCATTACATGTTATGAATCACTTCAATAACAACATTGATGAGATCGTATCCTGGTCTAAAACTGCCATTCCAAAAGACTACGGTCAGTTCTCTCCTGTCATTTTTCAACTAGCAAATGAAGGTGATGAACTTGCCATTGAAATGCTCAAACAAACCGCCGCTGACATTGAAATGTTTATCCTCGCCTTACACCGAAAGGGGGCACAAAAAGTATGCCTGATGGGCAGTATCGCTGAACGCATTCTAGATTGGTTATCGCCTCCTGTTCAGCAATGGATCGTACAACCTCAATTTGACGCTATCGAAGGCGCATTGATGTTTGCCGGTAAACCCGAACACAACTTGTATTAA